A segment of the Desulfofundulus kuznetsovii DSM 6115 genome:
AACCTGCTGGTTATCTCAATGCAAAATGTTACCTGAACAAATTTGCCTGTATTTGTCAATTTGAGCACCTTTTTTCGCTGTCCAAGTCCACCGTTGTTGGATACTTTATTCGCCAAGAAATTTCCCGATCCTGTTCCAGCCAGACTTTAATAATTATGGGTACCCCTAAACCGCCGGTTGGAAACTGTTATACCAAAATTTCCAACAGCACCAGCGACAATTAACACCCGCACCCGTCTCACCATTTTCTCTTTCACCCTTCTCCCTCTTCTTCTCCCTCTCTTCTCTCTCCCTCCCTCCTATACTGCTTGTTTTTGGATAAAGGGCTGGTTTACATGTTGGAGGATGGTAGCGGCGCACTTTCTTTAGAGGAAATGCTGAAAATTGCCGCGTCGGTTGACTAACCGCCCGGCCCCCACAAGCACGCGCTTTAAACCGGGTAATTGCGGCCCCGGAAAAGGGGGATAAAGAGGAGGGGACTGGCCTGGGAGAAGCCGTGCTGAGGGAATAAAACTTGAAGGAGGAATGGAGATGCGTCTGAAAAAAGGCTGGTTGACCTTAGTAATAGCCTTCTGGCCGCCCTTCTGGTAGGTGCCGGTGTAACATGGGCAAACAATACAACCCAGCGCCAGGGCGAGGGCTATAAGTTCTACATAAATAGTGTTTTTCCCCACCTCGAACCGCCAGGGTTGCCCCCTCGTTTAAATTGTTAATTTACCTTTCCGGATAAACGGCGTCGGCAGCCAGGGTGCCGGAGATGACCACCGCCTCGATGCCCGCCCCCGGAAAAACGCCGGCGCCGGCCAGGTAGAGCCGCTCCACGGGGCTTTTGGCCGGCGGCCGCCACTGACCGGCGGCGGGACCGTAGATGGCGCCGCCCGTCGTCCGGGCATAGCGGGCGAACGTGGCCGGGCTGGCCTCCTCCCGGAAGACGATGTGCTCCCGCAGGCCGGGCAGCACCAGTTCCGCCAGGGCGATCAGCGCGTCGCCGAACTCTCTTTTGCGCCGGGCATAGTCGGGCATCCGGCGGTCCCAGGTTGTTGCCTCCGCCCGGGGAACCAGGGTCAGCAGGGTGATGGCGGCATGTCCGGGCGGCGCCAGGCCGGGATCGACCCTGGAGGGGGTCATTATGCCAAGCCCCCGGCCGTCTTCGGTGTAAACCAGGGTGACCGGCTCAAGGTCCGGCACGAAGTCGACGCCCAGGAAGACCGCAAAAGCCGAAGTAGAAAATTCCAGGTCTTCAATGCGTCGCACAAAGTCGGGCAGTAGATGTTCCCGCCCCACCAGTTCCAGGAAGGTCTTGCGGACGTCGGCGCCTGCAATGACGGCCCCGGCACGGTGGACTTGTCCGCCGGCCAGGATTACACCCGCGGCCCGGCCTCCTTCGATGAGGATGCGCTCTACGGGTGCGCGGAGGAGTACCCGGCCGCCGTGCGCCTCGATCACGTCTGCCAGCACGTCGGCAAGGGCCTGGGAGCCGCCCACAGGGTAGTAGCCGCCGTCGAAGTAGTAGCCGAAAAGGGGGGCCATCTGGGCGGCGGTGAGCGCTTCCGGCCGGTCGCCCAGGTAGCCCGTCAGGAGGAGCAGGAACCGTTTCAGAGATGCATTCTGGAAAAACCGCTCCAGCATGACCGGGTAGGGAAGGTCCATCCAGCGGAAAGCATACGGGTGGGTGCGCGGGTAGGCCAGCATCTCCCCCGGCGTGCGCGGCGGGCACGGCACGCCGCCGGTGCGCTCCACGCCGGCGTAGAGGTCGCGGTACACGCCCTCCATCTCGGCGAAGAAGGCAGCTATAGCCTCCCGCTCCGCGGGAAAGCGCGCCTGCAGAACCCTGACCAGCTCCTCTGCCGTGCCGGGCACCTTGAGCCGGAAGCCGGGCAGCACGTATTCGTGGCCCACCCGCCGCCATTCCAGCCGGTCGCCGATTTCCAGCCGGCGCAAAAGATTGGTTACCGGGCCGCGCGGTCCCAGCCCGCTGACGTCGTGCACCCCCGCATCGAAAACGTAGCGCAGCCGCTCGCCGTCCCGCCGGACGTGCCGCTCCCACGAGGTGCAGAAGCCGCCCGGCCGGTGGTGCTGCTCCGCCACCAGCACTTTCAGGCCCCGCCGCGCCAGGAGGGCCGCCGTCGTAAGGCCGCCGATGCCGGCGCCTACGACGATGACGTCGTGTTCGGCTTCACCGGCCGGCCGTGTGGGGCCGAAGACCGGGTCCGACCACCGGTACGGCTCGCGGGCAGCTATTTCCCGCGCCAGAATGTGCCTGGGATACCAGGTGGGGAAGAAAAGGGAAAAAGCGATGCCGGCCCCGATAGCGGCGTTGGGGACGACCACGGTGAGCCAGAGGCGGGCCTCCGGCCAGGCAAGCGCCAGCACACCCAGCGCGGCGTTGAAGGTAAAAATCGCGCCCCAGACTGCCGTAATCAGGGCGTTGGTGCGGTAAAAGAGGGGATGGCGCCAGTATTCGCGCGGCCAGTCCTCGCAGGCGTACTGGTAGGTGAAGGGCGAACCGGCAAGGAGCGTCCCCCAGGCCATCACCGCCAGGGCAGCGCCGGCCAGCACGGCACTGCAGGTCTTAAAAAGTGGGGAACCAAGGACGACGGTCACCGCAAAATGGGCAACAAAAAAAGCAAGCGTCACCAGCTCCATCGTCTTGACCTGCCGCTGCCGGAAGCGGTAGGCGTTTAAGACCAGCGCGGCGGTCAGGCCGGCCGTCACCGCCTCCGTCCATAGGCCGGGACCCGAGAGCGCCCAGTACAGGATCCAGGGGATAAAGCCGATGAAAATCCAGACCGTGCCGGGTATTTTCTTACCCATGGGCCTCGTCCTCCTGCATGACCGCGGCCAGGGCGGCGTCGCACCAATCGACGGCCATCCGGGCGAAGCGGCGGCCGAATTCCAGGGTAAGGGACCAGTAGCGGGCGTTCTCACGCGCTCCGGTAAGGTCCGCCTAGTGATGGATCAGCGGGGATAATCGATCGATTGCCGCACCCAAGGTTAATCGAGATTTTGACGCCGGACGGCACATTTCCTCTGACCGTAAGTACTCTTCGTCCACGGCGGCAAAGACGCTCCGGAGCCCGGCAAAGGAGTGCCGTCCGGCCCTGCCCGGGCAGGGACATTCATCTGCGGTACGCCGCACTACTCCGGGATGCAATGATGGGCACAAGAAAAGGCCCATACAACTCACCTGCCGGTCATTTCTCCTGGGGTTGCGGCATTTCCCTGGCCTGCAGGGCTTCGGACGGCAGTTTTTCTTAATCAACCCTGGACCTGCGGTCTTTTACGTAAACGCTACCCGGCAGGGACTTGGCGTAGCGTTTGAGCTGAGCCGCCTTTTCCGAAAATTTTTTCTGGTCGTACAGGCAATCGTGACCAGTGCATTCAACAATGGCCATGGATATAGAAATTAAAGGGAAAAAAGTCTCCCCGCCGCTCCGGTCGCAACCGCGTATTCCTCCCGCCGCACGGTCCTCCGGGTCGTAAAAGCGGCGGATCAGCCGGTCGAAATACCGGGCAATTTTTGCGCATAAAATCTCTGCCTTTTCCGGAACGGTTATGATGATAAAGTCATCGCCCCCGATGTGGCCGATGAAATCATTTTTGGCGCCGAACTTTTTTACGACACTGCTCAGGAGAGCGGCGGTAAACAAAATCACCCGGTCACCGCTTTCAAAGCCGTACCTGTCGTTATAAGACTTGAAATGGTCCAGGTCCAGGTAGATCACCGCGCAGTCCTCATTTTCCCTGGCCCGCCTGGACAGTTCCTGCTCGATGGCTATATTCCCCGGCAATCCGGTCAGCGGGTTGGCGCCCCTGGCCATTTCCAGCCGGATTCTGGTCATGGTATCAAGTAAAGTCTGGACCGATACAACCCCTTTGAACAGCTGATTTCTTGTAACAATGATATAGTCGTAGAGCTTGAGCCTGTTCCGGTTCATGGCAACCTGGGAGACTATTTCAATGGGAGTGTCTTCCTCCACCACCAGGGGAGAAGTGTCCATCAGCGATGTTATCGGGCGATCGAAATACAGGGGTACCCCGTACTGCATCCCCAGGTAGCGGTCCAGGCGGTAGCGCATCACCAACCCCACGGGTTTTCCCTCTTCTACCACCACCACTCCATCAAGCAGGTCATTTTCTTCCAGTATTTTCTTAACTTCGCGAACCAGACAGTCTTTGCGGACACTTACGGCGTTTTCCGCGATTTCTCCTACCGGGAAGGCATGCTTCCAGGCCCTGTTGCGCCCGCTGGAAGCCAGCCGGAGCACCTTAACCTCCACAGTCTCATCCAGATAGGCTTTCGGGAATACCGGCCTGCCCAGGAAGTAGCCCTGGCCGTAGTGGGCGCCGATATTGGCAAGGGTGGTCAGTTCCTCCCCGGTCTCAATGCCCTCGGCAATAATGGCGCAGCCGATTTTTTCGGCAAAGTTTATAAATGTCTCCAGCAGGACCCGCTTGATAGAGTTAAGGTTGATGTCCCTGACCAGGGACATGTCTATTTTAATGAAGTCGGGCCTGATTTCCGCAATGGACTGCAGGGAGGAAAATCCGGAGCCGGCATCGTCCACGGCCACCATATAGCCCTGGCTGCGGTAATGTTCCAGGGTTTTGTTAAAATTGGGAAAGTCCTTGATGCAGTGCCGCTCGGTAATTTCAAACACGATACTGGAAGGTTTGAGGCCCATCTCCCCGATCAGCCTCATGGTCTCTCCTCTGACGAAATGGGGGTCGCTGATGGTGCGGGGGTGAATGTTCAGGAAGAGCTTCTGGTCCGGCCCCAGGTCCCCGAGGTTTTCCAGGGCCAGCCGGCGGCAGACCCTTTCCAGGGGATAGAGCAGCCCGGCTTTCTCAGCAAATGAAAAAATAATCTCGGGGCTGCGGAAATAGCTCTCCCGGGGCCCCCTGGTCAGGGCCTCCCAGCCCAGGATACCGCCGGAACGCAGGGAAACTATGGGCTGGTAGACGATCTCAAACCGGGCCTGGTCGAGAATTTCCCTGAACTCGGATAAGAGCATGGCCGTCTCCAGACTGATGGACCCCCTGGCCATCCCCTGGGCCTCGCGCAGCGCCGTATAAAGCTGGCTCTCCACGTTTTCCGCCTTAAAACTGAGGACGGCGTACCCCACGTGGATGTCCGGTTCCCGACCGGTAATTTTCAAATACTCCTGCTTTATCCTTTCCCCGATGCCAATGCGGGAAGTGACAGCTATTTTCTGCAGTTCACCGTGCTCCGGCCTGCCTTCCATCGCCATCAGGACGACAAAGTCGTCACCCCAGAGATTTTCTACGGCAAGGATTTCGATACCGGGTAAAATTTCAGGTATTTCTCTTTCCAGGCTTTTTTTAAACATGGCCAGGATCTTCGAGGCAGCCTGAAAGCCGCTCACCTGCTCCACTTCGTGGAACTTCACCAGGTCAAAATAAAGGAGCACCACCGGCCTTGACTTTTGGAGGTTTTCCCGAACCTTTCCGGCCAGGACGGGGTCTTTCAGGCTGTGGCTCCGGAATATGGTCTTTCTTTTAAAGCCGGGAAAAGAAAAGAACCTGGAGGCGGCTTCCCAACCCTTGATTATCCCGGAGATCACGGCCACTCACCCGACTTTTTAATACAAGCTTATTGCAGCAAGTTTAAGGCATTATTACTTTTCCAAAAAAGAAAAGCAAATTTCCGGTTAAATTTTCTTTAATCCCCCGGCCTGCCGGCCATCCGCAACCCCTTTACCCCCATCCCTGCCATATTCAACTTATACGGCATCACCGACCTGACGGGGGACGAAATCAAAGCAACTCCTCTCTCCCTCCCAGGGCGGAACTGGATTCTTCACCGCCCTTACCGAAAAGAAACGCCACCGCGAGAAGTAGCCCGAAGACCAGTCCCGCCAGGGGAGCCAGCACCAGCGTCATAAGAGCAAGCCCGCATCTTGCTGCCGCCTTTTTCACCAGAGAAAGTGGCACCGGTTCTCCTCCTTCCGGCCGGCACATTGGGAGAGACACCACCGCCCGGGTACGGTGTCAGAGATGCCGGGAAAGTAGTACCCGCCTCAGTTCCCGGCTCCAGAGTGCAGCGTCAGCAACGTCACCTCCGGCGGGCAGAAGAGGCGCAGCGGCAGTACAGTAGTGCCCAGCCCGCGACTGGTATAGACCAGTGTACGGCTTTCCGGTACTTTGTACAGGCCAAGGGAGTATTTGCGCCCGAGGGGCGGGTAGTACATGGCCCCAACCCCCGGCAGCCGAACCTGCCCGCCGTGGCTGTGGCCGGAAAGCTGCAGTTGAATACCCGCGCGCGCTGCCCGGGGCGCAAAATCCGGAGTATGAACCAGGAGTATTTTGAAGTCCCCGGACGGTATGGGAGCTATCGCTTTCGCCAGGTCGGGGTCGCCGGTCAGGGGGTCGTCCAGGCCAATGAGCCAGAAATGCCGGCCGCCCTTCTCGACGCGGACGCTCCCGTTAACCAGCACTTCCACCCCAGAGTCAGCAAGGGAGCAGGCTATCTTTTCTTTGCCGAAGTGGTGGTCGTGGTTGCCCATGACGGCGTACACACCCAGGGGTGCCTTAAGTCCCTGCAGCGGCAGGGTATCCGTTATGGCCGGATCCGCCGAACGGTCCAAAAGGTCTCCCGTAAAAACGATGAGGTCGGGGTGTAGGGAGGAAATGAGTCTTATTATCTGTGCCACGGAATCCTCGCTACGAAACCGGCCGAACCCATAATGCAGGTCGCTGATATGAACTATGGTCAGCCCGTCAAGTTCCGCCGGGAGCCCCGGCAACGGCACAGCTACTCTTTCCACGATTACACTGCCGGATCCTGCTGCCAGGCCGTAGAGCAGGAGCAAAACCAAACCGGGAATGACTATTTTTAGCACGCGGCGCCGCGGAAAAAGACGGTGGATAACGTTTTCGCGCATCGGTACCTCTCCCTAAGACCCTCCATACCCCCGGCGTAAATCTCCCGGGCCTACGGCCCCGAGCCGATGCAGACGATCCGCCACGCCGACGGCACCGGCGGGTCGAGCAGGGTCAGCATGACTTCGCCCGCCGAAGGAGAAAGGCAGCCATGATCAGCGAAAGAGCCAGTTGTCGAAAAACGCCACCATACCACCGCGACGGGACACTCCCACGGGGAGAGAAAGCGAGTGGTTGCACGTCCCCTGGCGGGCTGTACTTGCTCTGGTCCTGCACCACGAACCAGAAAGGGTGCCCCAGCCGCACCACGCGCGTTTTCTCCGGCCCCGTCCCCACCATCACCGGCAGGAAGAGCGTCGCCAGTACGATTCCGGCTGCGGCCACCAGTAAACTTAATACCAGCACCACCTTTTTCCCCCACAGCCTCAGCACCTCCCTACTCCGGCAGTCTTCAGCTGCGGCCCCCACCCCCGGACGCGCCGGGCAGCACCACTAAGCCGCAGTGCCTCGCAGAACTTCTGCGGCTCCGCCGGGGAAAAAAGTACGGTTCCCGATCCATTTCCAGCACCACCATCTCGCCATCCCAGGACGTGGCGTAGACCCTGATCCACCCCAGGCGCTCCACCCTGAACCGGCCGAAGTAGCCGAAAAGCCCCCCACGGCGGGTGGGAGCCCAGCCGGACGATGGCGAAAGGCGGACCGGCAAAACGCAGCGTCGTAACGTTCTTCACTTGCGCGTAAGGCACGAACACCGGGCGAACCAGACGCCTGGTGATCTTGAACCCCTGGGCGTCCAGGATGTAAGCCGCGGGCGTAAAGGCAAAGAAAACAGTCATCAGCAACACTGTCATCAGCACTATGCCGTACAGGACGACTAAGAAACCCGGCAGTTCAGCCGGGTCGGTTACGCCAACCGCTAAGCCCACCAGGGAAAGGACGCCAAGGGGAATATAAGGGGAATATAATTAATAGCAAGAGGGCAATTCTGGCCTCCGGGGCGGCAGGCGCCAGGGCGAATTTCTTCTCCGCCCCCGGATGCAGCTTTTCTGATCCGGCCACAAGCATCTCTCTTTTCTTTTATCCTACACATTCTTTTCCGGGCAGCCTTTCCTTCCTCCCGCCAGCAACCTCACAAAAATCTCCACCAACTGCGGGTCAAACTGGCTCCCTGTACACTTCTTTAGCTCCTCCAGGGCCTCTTCGTGCGACATTGCACCGCGGTAGGGGCGATCCGATGTCATCGCGTCGTAGGCGTCGACTATGGCCAGAATGCGGCTCAAGAGGTGGATCTGCTCTCCCTTCAATCCCAGGGGATAACCCCGCCCGTCCCACCGCTCGTGATGCTGGAGAATGTAAGGGGCCACCGGGGCCAGCTCGCCGGAGGAGAGAGCAATGCGGTATCCCACTTCGGAATGGCGCTGGATTTCTTCCCTTTCCTCTTCAGTCAGAGAACCGGGCTTGAAGAGGATGTGGTCCGGCACTCCCAGCTTGCCGATGTCGTGCATCTCCACCAGGAGTCGCAGGCCGTCCATTTCTTCACGCGAGAGCCCCACCGCTTCCCCCAGCATGCAGGCGACTTCTTTCATGCGCTCCGTGTTGTGGAAATCCTTCTCCGCCAGGGCTGCCTTGAGGGCGCGGATCACCGCCGCCCGCGGGTCCTTCCCGCTGGCAAGCTTGTTCACGTACATTGCGTCGTCTGCTTCCTTGTAGACTTCCCACAGCCGGCGCGAAGCATCTTTTGCCGTCGCCACACCCACGGAGATGCTCAAAGGGAGATCCGGATGCTGCATGTTGTCCTTTTCAACGGCCTCATTTATGCGCTCTGCCACTTCTTCCGCCGTTTTCCGGTCTGTCTGGGGCAGGATTACAGCAAACTCGTCCCCCCCCAACCCGGGCCACCACGTCGGAACCCCGGACGCACCTCGCAATTACTTCGGCCGCACGGCGCAGGAGTTCGTCACCCTGCTCGTGCCCCAGCATGTCGTTGACCACTTTCAAGCCGTCCAGATCGCATAAAATGAGGCTGACAGGGAAAGAGCGTCCCCTGTCCAGCCGGCGCAGTTCTTCCTCGAAGAAAGCACGGTTGTACAGCCCGGTGAGGGCATCGCGGGTGCTGCAACGCCTAAGTTCATCCTCCATCTTTTTGCGTTCACCGATATCGCGGATACACTGGACTGCCCCTAAGAGGTTCCCCCTGTCGTCGTAAATTGGGGCCACGAGCGTCCAGAAGTAAAGCCCCCTGCCGCCGCGGGCGAAAGGAGCGAAACCTTCGCCGACAAGAATATGGCCCTTAAATTCGATTTTATCGTACTGCTGTCCCCACTGTGTACCATTGCCGAGCAGGATGTTGGCGAGGATGGGTCTTTTCTCCCCGTAAAACGGGACTGCGTAAGCGTATTCGCCCCTGCCCAGTATTTCTTCTCTCTTAACCCCCGTCATTTCTTCCATGGCCCGGTTCCACACGAGCACCCTTCCTTCGCGGTCAATGGCAAGGGTGGCATCCGGGAGGGAGTCAATGATTCTTTCGAAGAGGTCCAGCTTTTCCACCAATTTTTCCGGCAGAAGTTTACTGCTGGCGCCGAGCAGGAGTTCAAGAAATTTTTTTGCCGCTTCGGCTTTTTCCTCTGGCAGAGCGTCCACCAACCGGTAAAGTTCGTCTTTTCCTCGACCCGGGTTCACGCAATCCACAGCTCCTTTTGAACACTTTTCTCCGGATGTTTTTTATTTTTCGAGGAACAAAATCCTGCCCCGGAATAGAGAAAAAACAGACGGTTATTCCCCGCCGCGGCCTCCGACGCCCTTGGGCCGAGTTTTAGCCTGGTAGTACTCCAAGATCAGCTTATCCACCTTCCGGCTGGCTGCCAGGAGTTTCTCTTTGTCGCCGGGATCGACGGCCACCAATACTCTCCTGGCTTTTTCCAGCCGCAGGATCGTCCTGCCGAGATCCAGCAAAAACCTCCCCCTTTCGCCAACTTGCACCAGATTCAATTGAACCACTTCCTGGAAAGAGCGTCAAGGGAAATGTTGTCGAACGGTGTCGGATCGACAAGGTTTTTCTTCATTAAATACCGTAAAAAAACAAGCCAGTCTTTTGATTTCCCATGCTAGAAAGCAACAGCATTATATGACCAGTAACGCACACGAGACAGTTGGGCTCATAAGGGACAAAGAGAAGCTCGTTGAAATAGTCAGAGGTTTTGATAAACTCAAAGCAGCCACCAGTAGCAAGGACTCTCCCTCATATAATGGCAAAACCTACGTTATTACTATATGGCGAGAAGGGAATTCCGTAAGTTATGTAGTTAAGGAGGCGAATTCGCAATATTACTACGTTAGCCCCGATTTGAAGCACTGGGAAATGCCTGCAGAATTAGTTAAGTTATTGGAACTTTAGACCAGCAATCCACCACCGCCCGCCCTATTCGCCGCCGGCCACTCATCCCTCCCGGCAAGAGAGACTAGTTCCTCAGCCGCCTGAAAATAGCGTACGAGTAGATCACCGGCGCCAGCCCCATCACGGCCACGCACGCGAAAAACACGTACGCGCCTGCGGGCGAACGCACCGGTGCCAGAACGAGACAGATCAGACCGCCCAGCACCCACACTTTGGCCGCGAGGCGGTGGGTGCGCCGCCAGACCTCCGTGCTGGCCAGGGTCCAGGGTGTCCGGATGCCGACAAAGAAATTGGGTTGTACCTGTCCCATAACATTGCCAACGGCGACAAAGAGGAGAGCAACGCCGCCTTTAACCAGCAGGCCTATATCCAAGCCGTACCCGAGGGCTGCCGCCGTAGCCGCAGCGTAGATGCCGGCCATAAAGAGCACCAGGCTCCAGCGCAGCAACCGGTAAACACCATCAAAACGGGCGTAATTCTCGCGCCACGGGTCGACCAAGGGCATCACCAGCATCAGCGCGTAAAGGCCGCAAGTCAAAAGCGGTGCGAAGAAGGCCCCATAGGCCCGCGAGCCGTAGCGGTCCACCTCGCCCCGGATGTTCCAGTGAACGGGCACCTGCTCCGGAAGCATAGGGTAAAGGAGAAATCCCGCAATAATGAGCCCGGCCAGGATCACCCACAGCGGCCAGTCCGGCTTTAAGGTCTCCCAGGTGAGGGAATAACCTTCCCTCTTATTTTCCTCCCGCACGATTTACCACCTTCCCGTTCATCCCCACCGGCTTTCCACTTCCCGACCGCCTTACCCGCTTCCTTTCGCCCCTTCCCCTCCATAACCGCCAGAAACCAGGCCGCCGTCTCCTGGAAAACGGTCGTGTTCAGGGAGTAGTAAACGTGCTGGCCCTTCCGGTAGTCCTGCACCAGGTTGGCCTGCTTGAGTACGCCCAGGTGGTGGGAGATGGTCGGCTTGGTCAGGTCGAACCGCCCGGCGATTTCCCCCGCCGTGCGGTCGCCTTCCCGCAGGAGCCGCAGGATTTCCCGTCGCGTTTCGTCCGCCAGCGCTTTGAAAACCCAACTTAACATCATTGTCCACCTGCCAGCCGCGCAAATGGCTATTAATATTTAGATATTTAGAAAAACATCTAACTATCCACCAACACCAATCTACCATACCGCAGAGACAATTGCAATACTAAACCTGCCCCGTAATCCCGCCCCGCAAACCGGGATTCCACCCACCGGCAACCGGGGCAAACCCAGACTTGGAGCGGTTCCTCGATGCCGCCCAGGAAGGCCAGAAACCCCGGCAGTTCCGCCGGGCCGGATACGCCGGCCGCTACGCCCACCAGGGAAAGGACGCCAAGGGAGATGATCAGTAACCCGCCGGCCAGTTTCCACAGGACATGAGGCGGGGCCGGGGAGCTCGATAAGTTAATAAGTTAAGTGCCTGGCACCGTACTTAAATGCGCAGGCCTTTTTCCACCTTGTCCAGGTGGTCAAACATGGCCCGGCGGGCGTCCTGATCCCGGCCTTCTTTAATGGCCAGGAAAATGGCTTTATGCTCGTTTAACAAGCGCTGGGGAGTACCGGGCGTCATATAAAGCTGCATGCGGGCCGTACGCAGCACTCTCTGCATGGTGCCGGCAATGGTGTTCATCAGTTCTACCAGCAGGGAATTGTGGGTGGCTTCCGCTATGGCATAGTGGAATTTCCAGTCGGCCTTTTCCCCCAGGTCCCCGGCTTTAATATCGGCTTCCATCTGGGCCAGGGCCTCCTCCATCTGGGCCAGCTCCTCCGGGGTATGCCTCAAAGCGGCCAGGCCCGCCGACTCTACCTCCAGTATTTTGCGCAATTCCATCAGTTCTTCCGTGGTGTCCCGGTCCATCATTAACACCAGCGAGAGAACGTTGATCAGAGCCTGGGGTTCCACCCGCCGCACAAAGGTGCCCTCACCCGGCCGTATTTCCAGTATTCCCATGGCTTCCAGGGCACGGAAGGCTTCCCGTACCGCCGAACGGCCCACCTGGAGCTTTTCGGCCAGCTCCTTCTCCGAGATCAGCTTATCCCCGGGATTTAATACACCTTCGGCAATTAATTGCTTCACCTGATCAATTATTTCCTCGTAAATTTTCCTGGGCTTTATTGGTTTTAAGGCATCGTACACGGCCCCCACCTCCCCGCCTCTTGTCGTTTTCTGAAAGGACCACCAAACTATCCGGGCGGCGGTCGTGTCTGCCCGGTATAACGGGCGGGCGCCGCCCTTTCATTTTTGTAATTATTCTACAATTCTACAGGGGCTTCATTTCTCCTACATCCAGGCTGATGTCCAGCGACCGGGCGGAATGGGTAAGCGCACCCAGGGAAATGAAGTCCACTCCCGTGCGGGCAACCTCCACAATGTTCTGCTCGTTAATCCTCCCCGAAGCCTCCAGGTAAGCCCGGCCGGCTGCAAGCTCCACCGCCCGGGTCATGGTGGGAATATCCATGTTATCCAGCATGATGATGTCGGCCCCGGCGGCAAGGGCCTCTTCTACTCCGGTCAAATCTTCAACCTCAACTTCCACCTTCATGGTATGGGGTATGTTGGCCCTGGCCAGCTCCACCGCCCGGGTGATGCTCCCGGCCACCTTGATGTGGTTATCCTTGATCAAAACGGCGTCGTACAGACCAAAGCGGTGGTTGAGGGCACCCCCCACCCGCACGGCGTACTTTTCCAGGATGCGCAAACCGGGGGTAGTCTTGCGGGTGTCCACTATTTTGGCCTTGAACTCCCGGATGAGTTCCACCAGCCGGGCGGTATAAGTGGCAATGCCCGACATGCGCTGCAGAAGGTTCAGGGCCACCCGCTCGCCGCTCAAAATGGCCCGGGCCTCCCCCTCCACCCGGGCCAGGAGCTGTCCGGCCTGGACTCTTTCCCCTTCCCGCACCCGAATTTGAAAGGAAATGTGCGGTGAAAGACGGCGGAAAACGGCCCCGGCCACGGGCAGGCCGGCCACCACTCCCGGTTCTTTGGCATGAATAAACCCGATGGTGGTGTAATCCGGTGGTACGATGCTGTTGGTGGTTACATCGCCGGTGCCTATATCCTCCTTGAGCACCCGGTCGATCAGATCTTCTAGAACGATGTTCTGCATGCCTCATCCCCCTTTGAATGAACCGCACCCTGCTTTGACCAGGCAATTGAGTTGCAGTCCCTTATTACATCCTTAAAACTATACATGAGTCAAACCTCTTAGCGGCGCAGGATAACATGTTTCAGCCATAAGTCCCGGGGTTGGGGGTAATCCAAACGGTAATGGCCTCCCCGGCTTTCCGTACGGATCAGCGCTGCCTGGGCAACCAGCTGCCCAACCGCAAGCATATTCCACACTTCCATTTCCTCTATGCTCCGGGCCCGGTATCCGGCCAGATACGACCAACCCTCAAAGAAGGCCAGGGCCTTTTCCAGCCCTTCCGCCGTACGGACGGGCCCCACATATTTCCCCATCACACTTTGTATTTCCTGACGCAAACGAGCTGCATCCACTTCAGGGGCATCAGCCAGCTCCCGGCAGCAGAATTCCGGATGCCCATGGCGTCGCGGGGGCAGGCTGTTTACCCGCTCCA
Coding sequences within it:
- a CDS encoding sensor domain-containing diguanylate cyclase codes for the protein MNPGRGKDELYRLVDALPEEKAEAAKKFLELLLGASSKLLPEKLVEKLDLFERIIDSLPDATLAIDREGRVLVWNRAMEEMTGVKREEILGRGEYAYAVPFYGEKRPILANILLGNGTQWGQQYDKIEFKGHILVGEGFAPFARGGRGLYFWTLVAPIYDDRGNLLGAVQCIRDIGERKKMEDELRRCSTRDALTGLYNRAFFEEELRRLDRGRSFPVSLILCDLDGLKVVNDMLGHEQGDELLRRAAEVIARCVRGSDVVARVGGGRVCCNPAPDRPENGGRSGRAHK
- a CDS encoding FadR/GntR family transcriptional regulator: MYDALKPIKPRKIYEEIIDQVKQLIAEGVLNPGDKLISEKELAEKLQVGRSAVREAFRALEAMGILEIRPGEGTFVRRVEPQALINVLSLVLMMDRDTTEELMELRKILEVESAGLAALRHTPEELAQMEEALAQMEADIKAGDLGEKADWKFHYAIAEATHNSLLVELMNTIAGTMQRVLRTARMQLYMTPGTPQRLLNEHKAIFLAIKEGRDQDARRAMFDHLDKVEKGLRI
- the nadC gene encoding carboxylating nicotinate-nucleotide diphosphorylase, with product MQNIVLEDLIDRVLKEDIGTGDVTTNSIVPPDYTTIGFIHAKEPGVVAGLPVAGAVFRRLSPHISFQIRVREGERVQAGQLLARVEGEARAILSGERVALNLLQRMSGIATYTARLVELIREFKAKIVDTRKTTPGLRILEKYAVRVGGALNHRFGLYDAVLIKDNHIKVAGSITRAVELARANIPHTMKVEVEVEDLTGVEEALAAGADIIMLDNMDIPTMTRAVELAAGRAYLEASGRINEQNIVEVARTGVDFISLGALTHSARSLDISLDVGEMKPL
- a CDS encoding SdpI family protein, with the translated sequence MREENKREGYSLTWETLKPDWPLWVILAGLIIAGFLLYPMLPEQVPVHWNIRGEVDRYGSRAYGAFFAPLLTCGLYALMLVMPLVDPWRENYARFDGVYRLLRWSLVLFMAGIYAAATAAALGYGLDIGLLVKGGVALLFVAVGNVMGQVQPNFFVGIRTPWTLASTEVWRRTHRLAAKVWVLGGLICLVLAPVRSPAGAYVFFACVAVMGLAPVIYSYAIFRRLRN
- a CDS encoding aspartyl-phosphate phosphatase Spo0E family protein, whose protein sequence is MQVGERGRFLLDLGRTILRLEKARRVLVAVDPGDKEKLLAASRKVDKLILEYYQAKTRPKGVGGRGGE